A genomic segment from Bacteroidota bacterium encodes:
- a CDS encoding PAS domain S-box protein, with the protein MKGSLASLTFMMYAVGNLIEIINSPTHTTTDPPIVWGTGTVLSIVLLIISFTKYRKYTSLVFNVLVYFVNFNLVLGFAASARIPDEASKVYQESFYLFVCYAVFFVTSQMLDSRRELIAISIFEFSIFAIAVYINRDYKPILLHPEQILMFVFVLIGNFSNGLYRMRLTQISGGSAIQFKSISESARDIQSIVDTDFNLVYINPSIQELSGFKFSDLSGKNFQTLVNTEDHEKVLKALEAIKLSPEVKQSIEYRITSIGGIDIWVESIFSSFRQEKSDTIKLIFIETRDIEVRKKLEAEIHQQLEVEEMLIKFSNQFINVERSEIQRSINSALGEFGHMLHADAVLVYHTHGKLQDEFLSTNQWFSDSSQELKDHFNLTIRIHQQLLIFLRSLRGDKSSHGSYFSTDKLYEIQALKQLDVSDKRFYIIPLQSGNIVNGFVIFVFDESTYENQSSFFGLIGNMVSNAFTRLRTEIRLHEAQMTNESILRALPDWLYIINKEGAFTGTNNYSTLPDYIPDYGLIGRTFSELMPDAIAQQFSSALNEVIDTEIASSFEYQDKTIHQGRFFKVIIAPFKVKEYLIIIRDITELKEAQEELITKAKNLAKSNKELEEFAYIVSHDMKQPIRTVISYLSLLKRKHLDQLTPEAQEFVNFSIDGANKMSDLIRDILQYSRLDQQIELISGNIPLNSIVNKVLKGLHENIVSNNATVTFDELPMVSGNETMLTELFQNLVENGIKYNRSEKKTVNLRVEDNGDFWKFLCSR; encoded by the coding sequence ATGAAAGGATCATTGGCTTCCCTGACGTTCATGATGTATGCCGTTGGTAATCTGATAGAGATTATCAACTCTCCTACGCATACTACTACTGACCCGCCGATAGTCTGGGGCACCGGTACGGTGTTGAGCATCGTTCTCTTGATTATCTCTTTTACCAAATACCGGAAATACACTTCGTTAGTTTTCAACGTGTTGGTTTATTTTGTCAACTTCAACCTAGTGCTGGGATTTGCCGCCAGTGCTCGTATTCCTGATGAGGCATCTAAAGTATATCAAGAATCCTTCTACCTATTTGTCTGTTATGCCGTCTTTTTTGTAACCAGCCAGATGCTGGACTCCCGCAGGGAATTGATTGCTATTTCAATTTTTGAGTTTTCCATCTTTGCTATTGCAGTATATATAAACCGAGATTACAAACCGATACTTTTACATCCGGAACAGATCCTGATGTTCGTGTTTGTGTTGATTGGAAATTTCAGTAACGGTTTATATCGAATGCGGCTGACCCAAATTTCGGGTGGCAGCGCGATCCAGTTTAAATCTATCAGCGAAAGTGCACGAGATATTCAAAGTATCGTGGATACCGATTTTAATTTGGTTTACATCAACCCATCCATTCAAGAGTTGAGCGGATTTAAGTTTTCAGATTTGAGCGGTAAAAACTTTCAAACATTGGTAAATACGGAGGATCATGAAAAGGTTTTAAAGGCTTTAGAAGCGATAAAATTAAGCCCCGAAGTGAAACAAAGTATTGAATACCGGATTACTTCTATCGGAGGAATTGATATATGGGTTGAAAGTATTTTCAGCAGTTTCCGGCAAGAGAAGAGTGATACGATTAAACTCATCTTCATTGAAACCCGTGATATTGAAGTGCGCAAGAAACTCGAGGCTGAAATTCACCAACAGTTGGAAGTGGAAGAAATGCTCATTAAATTTTCTAACCAGTTTATTAATGTAGAAAGATCTGAAATACAGCGGAGTATCAATTCAGCGCTGGGTGAATTTGGTCATATGCTGCACGCCGATGCGGTATTGGTTTACCATACTCACGGAAAACTACAGGATGAGTTTCTTTCCACCAACCAGTGGTTTTCTGATAGTAGTCAGGAACTGAAAGATCATTTTAATCTTACCATTAGAATTCACCAGCAATTATTGATTTTCCTTCGCTCACTTCGCGGAGATAAGTCGTCACATGGAAGTTATTTTTCCACAGATAAATTATATGAAATACAAGCACTCAAGCAACTAGATGTTTCGGATAAACGGTTTTATATCATTCCATTGCAAAGTGGCAACATCGTGAATGGCTTCGTGATATTTGTATTTGATGAAAGTACCTATGAGAATCAGTCGAGTTTCTTTGGATTGATTGGCAACATGGTGTCAAATGCCTTTACGCGCCTACGAACTGAAATCCGTTTGCACGAGGCGCAAATGACCAATGAATCTATTCTTCGGGCGTTACCTGACTGGCTTTATATTATCAACAAGGAAGGGGCATTTACCGGAACCAATAACTATTCCACACTTCCTGATTATATCCCGGACTATGGTTTGATAGGAAGAACCTTTAGTGAGCTGATGCCCGATGCTATTGCGCAGCAATTTAGTTCTGCATTGAATGAAGTGATAGATACCGAAATTGCTTCCTCGTTTGAATATCAGGATAAAACCATCCATCAAGGGCGATTCTTCAAGGTGATCATTGCACCGTTCAAAGTCAAGGAGTATCTGATTATTATCCGTGATATTACTGAATTGAAAGAGGCGCAGGAGGAGTTAATTACAAAAGCCAAAAATCTGGCGAAATCCAACAAGGAATTGGAAGAGTTTGCCTATATCGTGAGTCATGATATGAAGCAACCCATTCGCACGGTTATTTCTTATCTATCTCTGTTGAAGAGAAAGCATTTGGACCAGCTAACTCCGGAAGCGCAGGAATTTGTCAACTTCTCTATAGACGGAGCAAACAAAATGAGCGACCTGATTCGTGACATTTTACAATATTCTCGTCTTGACCAGCAGATCGAACTGATAAGCGGTAACATTCCGCTTAACTCTATTGTAAATAAAGTATTGAAAGGCCTTCATGAAAATATTGTGTCCAATAATGCTACGGTTACGTTCGATGAACTTCCAATGGTGAGCGGTAATGAAACGATGCTGACAGAATTATTCCAAAACCTAGTTGAAAATGGGATTAAGTACAATCGGTCTGAGAAAAAGACTGTTAACCTTCGAGTGGAAGATAATGGTGATTTTTGGAAATTCCTCTGCTCGAGATAA
- a CDS encoding TonB-dependent receptor, with protein MKRLLIPLLLTPLFSFPQSVGTLIGMVSGDDEKLEFASVVLLRTDIGTNTDKQGYFELKQVPVGKYQLRISFIGYEFFQDEVEVKLGEITEVKVTLIELTSHLKEIVITGSLKEVTKLQSVTPVDVYTTKYFQRNPVNNIWDALRNVNGIFPDIDNGVTNTTDIQINGLEGNYSMILIDGVPAMNGLAGIYALNAIPMSMVEKIEILKGSASALYGSEAIAGVINIKTKSPTNTPKLHVNASLDSYLDANADITTSFRIHRATSMVSVSGQTSQYRWDLNKDNFMDIPLTNRISVFNKWQFDRKDSGLTYIYGRFLYEDRFGGQKDIPGRIAGNPDYYSEWIKTNQWQVGFHYQLPVKDQMVLRVDYSEHYQKAIYGISRFNGRQRTGFSQLTWNKKIDRVNDLLMGALYRLNYYTDNTGVSIDSGSIPKRYNHIGGVFIEDEMSFGKYHKLVAGVRFEYSQNAGPVFTPRINYKWNSKDEKHVVRIGVGTGYRVANLLNEGFGAMNGSRQIKVAEPLKPEYTISGNANYTRVQELKGGVLDLDASVFLTYFTNFIEPDYNEDPKFIVYSNNKRGAMSTGFSANAGFTFNYPLKIGIGFTYAYVFEIEEDESGKRERQVPEHSPPFTANFFFSYLFPAPQLSLDWTGTLISPMLLATVLDDFRPTKSPWYTIQNVQLTKKFRKGMEIYVGIKNLFNFIQKDPILRPFDPFNRNVQTDNPLNYRFDTTYGFTTMEGIKAFVGFRYTLL; from the coding sequence ATGAAAAGGTTACTTATTCCTTTATTACTCACTCCACTTTTTTCCTTTCCACAGTCCGTGGGCACTTTGATTGGTATGGTAAGTGGTGACGATGAAAAATTGGAATTTGCATCTGTGGTTCTCCTAAGAACAGATATAGGAACTAATACCGATAAGCAAGGGTATTTTGAACTAAAACAGGTTCCGGTTGGGAAATACCAACTCCGAATAAGTTTTATCGGATACGAGTTTTTTCAGGATGAGGTAGAAGTTAAGTTGGGTGAAATCACTGAGGTGAAGGTAACATTGATTGAACTGACTTCACATCTCAAAGAAATTGTCATTACCGGTAGTTTGAAAGAAGTAACCAAACTGCAAAGTGTTACTCCAGTGGATGTCTATACCACTAAATACTTTCAACGAAATCCGGTAAATAATATTTGGGATGCACTACGAAACGTCAACGGCATTTTCCCTGATATAGATAATGGGGTTACCAATACTACCGACATCCAGATAAACGGATTAGAAGGGAATTATTCTATGATTTTGATTGATGGTGTTCCGGCAATGAATGGTTTAGCAGGGATATATGCTTTGAACGCGATACCTATGAGCATGGTGGAGAAAATTGAGATTTTGAAGGGTTCCGCTTCGGCGCTTTACGGCTCGGAGGCTATAGCCGGTGTAATTAACATCAAAACAAAATCACCAACGAACACTCCCAAACTTCATGTAAATGCGTCTTTGGATTCCTATTTAGATGCAAATGCTGATATCACGACTTCTTTCAGAATTCATCGGGCAACCTCTATGGTATCTGTTAGCGGGCAAACTTCGCAGTACAGGTGGGATTTGAATAAGGATAACTTTATGGACATCCCACTCACGAATCGTATTTCTGTCTTTAATAAGTGGCAGTTTGATCGAAAGGATAGCGGCTTGACTTATATCTACGGACGATTCTTGTATGAAGACCGGTTTGGAGGACAGAAAGATATTCCCGGGCGAATAGCGGGAAACCCCGACTATTATTCAGAATGGATTAAGACTAACCAATGGCAAGTCGGGTTTCATTATCAACTCCCTGTAAAAGACCAAATGGTGCTTCGGGTGGATTATAGCGAACATTATCAAAAAGCTATTTATGGGATAAGCCGTTTTAACGGGCGACAACGCACTGGTTTCTCACAACTTACCTGGAATAAAAAGATAGATCGAGTAAATGATTTATTGATGGGAGCCTTATACCGCCTGAATTATTATACTGATAATACTGGTGTTTCCATTGACTCAGGTAGCATCCCCAAAAGATATAATCATATCGGGGGTGTTTTTATTGAGGATGAAATGTCTTTCGGAAAGTATCACAAGTTAGTGGCAGGAGTTCGGTTTGAGTATAGTCAAAATGCTGGACCTGTATTTACTCCCCGCATCAACTATAAGTGGAATTCAAAAGATGAGAAGCATGTGGTAAGGATTGGCGTAGGAACTGGATACCGGGTGGCAAACTTATTGAACGAAGGATTTGGAGCAATGAATGGTTCTCGACAAATCAAGGTCGCTGAACCGCTCAAACCAGAATACACTATCAGTGGTAATGCTAACTATACGCGGGTACAGGAGTTAAAAGGTGGTGTTCTCGACTTGGATGCGAGTGTTTTTCTTACCTATTTCACCAACTTTATCGAACCTGATTACAATGAGGATCCTAAATTCATTGTTTATTCCAACAACAAACGGGGCGCTATGTCCACGGGTTTTTCTGCCAATGCAGGCTTTACATTTAATTACCCGCTTAAGATTGGCATTGGATTTACCTATGCTTATGTGTTTGAGATTGAAGAGGATGAGAGTGGCAAGAGAGAACGTCAAGTGCCGGAACATTCGCCCCCATTCACGGCCAACTTCTTTTTCAGTTATCTTTTCCCGGCGCCACAACTATCTCTGGATTGGACGGGTACTTTGATAAGTCCTATGTTGCTGGCCACTGTACTGGATGATTTCCGGCCAACAAAATCTCCTTGGTACACGATACAGAATGTGCAATTAACTAAGAAGTTCAGGAAAGGCATGGAAATTTATGTAGGAATCAAAAACCTATTCAATTTTATTCAGAAAGATCCGATTCTGCGGCCCTTTGATCCTTTCAACCGGAATGTGCAAACCGATAATCCGCTCAACTACCGGTTTGATACCACCTACGGGTTCACCACTATGGAGGGCATCAAAGCCTTTGTAGGCTTTCGTTACACGCTTCTGTAG
- a CDS encoding nucleoside-diphosphate kinase — translation MAGRITLTMIKPDAVADGHTGKILDMIIAAGYKIQAMKLTRLPKRKAEEFYAVHKERPFFGELVAFMTEGPIIAAILEKDNAVEDFRKIIGATNPANADAGTIRKLFAANIERNAVHGSDSDENAAIEAAFHFSGLERF, via the coding sequence ATGGCTGGAAGAATTACGTTGACTATGATAAAACCAGATGCGGTAGCAGATGGTCACACCGGGAAAATATTAGACATGATTATCGCTGCCGGATATAAAATCCAAGCAATGAAACTGACAAGACTACCTAAAAGAAAGGCTGAAGAGTTTTATGCGGTGCACAAAGAAAGACCCTTCTTCGGCGAATTGGTTGCTTTTATGACCGAGGGCCCCATCATCGCTGCCATTCTTGAGAAAGACAATGCAGTAGAAGATTTTCGCAAAATAATTGGAGCTACGAATCCTGCAAATGCAGATGCCGGAACTATTCGCAAACTATTTGCAGCCAATATTGAACGCAACGCCGTTCACGGTAGCGATAGTGATGAAAACGCGGCGATTGAAGCTGCTTTCCATTTCAGCGGACTCGAAAGGTTTTAG
- the rnhA gene encoding ribonuclease HI: MAKVELYTDGSARGNPGRGGYGVILKWNHHEKELSQGFRKTTNNRMELLAVIVGLESLTREGMEVEVYSDSKYVIEPVKERWLFGWEKTGFKKKKNPDLWQRFLIVYRKHTVRFHWVKGHNDHPFNERCDVLATEAADSRHLLIDEVYEQVNS, encoded by the coding sequence ATGGCGAAAGTGGAATTATATACGGATGGCTCTGCCCGGGGCAATCCGGGTCGGGGGGGATATGGGGTAATCCTTAAATGGAATCACCATGAAAAAGAACTTTCGCAGGGTTTTCGGAAAACCACCAACAACCGCATGGAACTGCTTGCCGTAATAGTGGGCCTGGAAAGCCTGACGCGCGAAGGCATGGAAGTGGAGGTTTATTCCGATTCCAAATATGTTATAGAGCCCGTGAAAGAGCGCTGGCTATTTGGATGGGAGAAAACGGGTTTTAAGAAAAAGAAGAACCCCGACCTATGGCAGAGGTTCCTAATTGTATATCGAAAACATACCGTTCGCTTTCATTGGGTAAAAGGTCATAATGACCATCCCTTCAACGAGCGATGCGACGTGTTAGCCACCGAAGCAGCCGACAGCCGCCATCTGTTGATAGACGAGGTGTATGAACAGGTAAATTCCTAA
- a CDS encoding EamA family transporter, translating to MLQAYRSKSDITKAHIQMHLSIILWGATGVIGKAIDLSEGMLVWYRLIITTLSLAGFIWFTGRSFRVSMTAFRRLAFVGVLLMFHWLLFYGAIKYSNVSITLSVFASTTLFTALIEPVITPKRFNRMELLYSLMAMAGIFVMFYTDTHSYTIGIVLALLSAFVGAFFNILNKNIVNEVRSDVVSFYEIAAGLVVLTLILPFYIQYFQPEKLYPDTQDWVLLFILAIVCTHIALTLSLNALKHLSAFTLNLSINLEPMYGIALAFFIFGENQNLNFGFFVGAGLILLSVILHSYFAEKE from the coding sequence ATGCTCCAAGCCTACCGCTCAAAGTCCGACATCACCAAGGCGCATATACAGATGCACTTGTCCATCATCCTGTGGGGGGCAACGGGCGTAATAGGCAAGGCAATTGACCTAAGCGAAGGGATGTTGGTCTGGTATCGTTTGATTATTACCACCCTGTCTCTGGCTGGATTTATTTGGTTCACCGGTAGAAGTTTCCGTGTCTCCATGACGGCCTTTCGGCGATTAGCTTTTGTCGGGGTGCTGCTGATGTTTCATTGGTTGTTATTTTATGGAGCTATCAAATATTCCAATGTCAGCATCACGCTAAGCGTTTTTGCATCCACTACACTTTTTACTGCTTTAATAGAACCGGTAATTACGCCCAAAAGATTCAACCGGATGGAACTGCTTTACAGCCTGATGGCGATGGCAGGCATTTTTGTTATGTTTTATACCGATACACATTCCTATACTATTGGGATAGTGCTCGCACTACTATCGGCTTTTGTCGGTGCGTTCTTCAATATTCTTAATAAAAACATTGTGAACGAAGTAAGAAGCGATGTTGTTTCCTTCTACGAAATTGCGGCAGGCCTGGTGGTGCTCACACTCATTTTGCCTTTCTATATTCAATATTTCCAACCCGAGAAATTGTACCCGGATACACAAGATTGGGTACTCTTATTCATTCTTGCAATCGTCTGCACTCATATTGCATTGACGCTTTCACTCAATGCGCTGAAACATCTTTCTGCATTCACTCTCAATCTGTCTATCAATCTGGAACCGATGTACGGAATTGCATTGGCTTTCTTCATTTTTGGAGAAAATCAAAACCTGAACTTCGGATTTTTTGTAGGAGCAGGATTAATTCTGTTGTCCGTGATATTGCACAGCTATTTTGCTGAAAAGGAGTAA
- a CDS encoding tRNA (adenosine(37)-N6)-threonylcarbamoyltransferase complex ATPase subunit type 1 TsaE, with translation MEKLNLVLNDLSKLPKVAEQLISFAKGSKVFALHGEMGVGKTTLVKELCRQLGSDDHFSSPTFSLVNKYEIKPAKSETENQNADQAIHDSHFIYHIDLYRIKSLEEALAAGIDEYITGEEYCFIEWPKLIIQLLPHDAVQVHIISDGEERKITIFKS, from the coding sequence ATGGAGAAATTGAACCTCGTTCTGAATGATTTAAGCAAACTGCCAAAAGTTGCTGAACAACTTATTTCGTTTGCTAAAGGATCAAAGGTCTTTGCCCTTCATGGTGAAATGGGCGTAGGCAAAACCACGCTGGTGAAGGAACTTTGCAGGCAATTAGGTTCCGATGATCATTTTTCCAGCCCTACATTCAGCTTGGTCAATAAATATGAAATCAAACCAGCAAAATCAGAAACCGAAAATCAGAACGCTGACCAGGCTATTCATGATTCACACTTCATTTATCATATAGATTTATACCGAATAAAATCACTGGAAGAAGCCTTGGCAGCAGGAATAGATGAATATATCACCGGTGAGGAATATTGTTTTATAGAATGGCCGAAACTTATCATTCAATTATTGCCCCATGATGCAGTGCAGGTTCATATAATCAGTGATGGTGAGGAGCGCAAAATCACTATCTTTAAAAGTTGA
- a CDS encoding MarR family transcriptional regulator: MRTIVDLYPQYKDQSYGDRILVSIYYLRVMIERHLETRLAPFGITATQFRTLYVIREAKEEGIAVYNLRQFVSEPSSSDVSRLVARMEKAGWVKRGKNKIDKRQVLIFATKSGEELIAQLTSDRKTLELDMPELNEEVGEELYQHLQILVDSFTKAPK; the protein is encoded by the coding sequence ATGAGAACTATCGTTGATTTATATCCTCAATACAAGGACCAGAGCTATGGCGACCGGATACTGGTTAGCATTTACTACTTGCGTGTAATGATTGAACGCCATCTGGAAACGCGACTGGCTCCCTTCGGTATTACAGCCACACAATTCCGAACACTCTATGTTATTCGCGAGGCAAAGGAAGAAGGCATTGCTGTTTATAATCTGCGCCAGTTTGTATCTGAACCCAGCAGCAGCGACGTTTCTCGTTTGGTGGCCCGAATGGAAAAGGCCGGATGGGTGAAACGAGGTAAAAACAAGATAGATAAACGACAGGTATTGATTTTTGCCACCAAGTCCGGAGAGGAATTAATTGCCCAATTAACAAGCGACCGAAAAACATTAGAGTTGGATATGCCAGAATTGAACGAAGAGGTAGGCGAAGAATTATATCAGCATTTACAAATCTTGGTAGATTCTTTTACCAAAGCACCTAAGTAA
- a CDS encoding fibronectin type III domain-containing protein — translation MKRKNTDSKEEIGLMVLCIVKLGFKDLSITKKTSLSDKIVRKMTDNSYFLNPMPTLASVSTAISELRQAQAKLPGSKELTIIRNQKEKALNKKMAQLQAYVEAVADGNPEIVLSSGMNLRDQRSPIGYLPFTEWIKGKDGAEDGSYELRWKVVKKASGYRIEITDELVKGWKRVLITKKASITVRKLKPGVRYNLRIATLSSKGFDGYRTGYAFRPKLPLY, via the coding sequence ATGAAACGGAAAAACACAGATAGTAAAGAGGAAATTGGCTTAATGGTTCTTTGTATTGTTAAGCTGGGTTTCAAAGATTTAAGCATAACGAAAAAAACATCACTGAGTGATAAAATTGTTAGAAAGATGACCGATAATTCTTACTTCCTAAACCCGATGCCTACTTTGGCATCTGTCAGTACAGCGATTAGTGAATTGAGACAGGCACAGGCCAAACTACCGGGCAGCAAGGAGCTTACTATTATACGCAATCAGAAGGAGAAAGCACTCAATAAGAAGATGGCACAACTTCAGGCTTATGTAGAAGCAGTGGCCGATGGCAATCCCGAGATTGTACTGAGTAGTGGTATGAATCTGCGCGATCAAAGAAGCCCCATAGGCTATTTGCCTTTTACAGAATGGATAAAGGGAAAAGATGGCGCCGAAGATGGGTCATACGAGTTAAGATGGAAGGTAGTGAAAAAGGCTTCGGGTTATAGAATTGAAATAACAGATGAACTTGTGAAGGGTTGGAAAAGAGTATTAATAACAAAAAAAGCGTCCATCACTGTTCGTAAACTAAAGCCCGGAGTGAGGTACAATCTCCGCATAGCAACTTTGAGTTCTAAAGGATTTGATGGTTATCGTACTGGCTATGCTTTCAGACCAAAACTTCCTTTGTATTAA
- a CDS encoding 6-carboxytetrahydropterin synthase, translated as MRVAAYRKLTFNAAHRLYRKDWSDEKNKEVFGLCANEHYHGHNYRLDVKVVGEIDPETGYVIDLSELTELIRKEVIEYLDHQNLNLDVEDFKNLNPTGENIVVVIYNRVRKALDKKYDLQIRLWETERNYFEYPV; from the coding sequence ATGAGAGTAGCTGCCTACCGTAAACTAACCTTCAACGCTGCCCATCGCCTGTATCGGAAAGATTGGAGCGATGAGAAGAATAAAGAAGTATTCGGGCTTTGTGCCAACGAGCATTATCACGGCCATAACTATCGGCTGGATGTGAAAGTAGTAGGAGAGATAGACCCCGAAACCGGTTATGTGATTGACCTGAGCGAATTGACTGAACTCATCCGGAAAGAAGTGATTGAATACTTAGACCATCAAAACCTAAATCTGGATGTGGAGGATTTTAAAAATCTGAATCCGACCGGTGAGAATATTGTTGTGGTCATTTATAATCGTGTACGAAAGGCGTTGGATAAGAAGTATGATTTGCAGATAAGGCTTTGGGAAACCGAGCGCAACTATTTTGAATATCCTGTGTGA
- a CDS encoding NAD(P)-dependent oxidoreductase codes for MKKKLLITGASGFLGYHLLKAASKDREVYGIYHSRSLNSRSAITIHCDITDYISLGNYFDDIEPDAVIHAAAKADANFCQQNKEQSYLVNVEATKNIAGICSDYHIPLAFTSTDLVFDGTKGMYREDDVKNPVSAYGEQKSIAEDEVLRIYPDTTVFRLPLMFGYPEASATNYMQQFIGQMRNGETLHLFHDEYRSVCGAGSISEGILTLFEKTSGIIHLAGKERLSRLDFGNMVVKAFEIATEKIHACSQKDVKMSVARPADVSLDISKAILLGYNPLKVEEELGLIAQSSMLGS; via the coding sequence GTGAAGAAGAAGCTGCTCATCACCGGTGCTTCTGGGTTTCTCGGCTATCATTTATTGAAAGCCGCTTCCAAAGATCGGGAGGTATATGGTATTTATCATTCTCGAAGTCTAAATTCGAGAAGTGCCATAACGATTCACTGCGATATCACCGATTACATTTCACTCGGCAATTATTTTGACGACATTGAACCGGATGCCGTCATCCACGCTGCCGCCAAGGCCGATGCTAACTTCTGTCAGCAAAATAAAGAACAGAGTTATCTAGTGAACGTCGAAGCCACAAAAAATATTGCCGGAATTTGTTCTGATTATCATATTCCTTTAGCCTTCACTTCCACCGACTTGGTTTTTGATGGCACCAAAGGAATGTATCGCGAAGACGATGTTAAGAATCCGGTTAGTGCTTATGGGGAACAAAAATCTATTGCCGAAGATGAAGTGCTGCGCATCTATCCAGACACAACGGTCTTTCGTTTGCCTTTGATGTTTGGTTATCCCGAAGCCAGCGCAACCAATTATATGCAGCAGTTTATCGGGCAAATGAGGAATGGAGAAACGCTCCACCTGTTCCATGATGAATACCGCAGTGTTTGCGGCGCCGGTAGCATCAGTGAAGGGATTTTAACCCTGTTTGAGAAAACCTCCGGCATCATTCATTTAGCCGGAAAAGAAAGATTGTCACGGCTTGACTTTGGCAATATGGTAGTCAAGGCATTTGAAATCGCTACCGAAAAAATCCATGCCTGTTCGCAAAAAGATGTAAAGATGTCCGTCGCACGTCCTGCCGATGTGTCGCTTGATATTTCAAAAGCAATCTTATTGGGCTATAATCCATTAAAAGTGGAAGAAGAACTCGGACTCATTGCGCAGTCCTCTATGCTCGGCTCATAA